In a single window of the Prevotella melaninogenica genome:
- a CDS encoding GTP-binding protein, whose product MNIKETPVLLLTGYLGSGKTTLVNKILANKKGIKFAVIVNDIGEVNIDADLIEAGGVVDQKDDSLVALQNGCICCTLKMDLVQQLNEIVSQQKFDYIVIEASGICEPAPIAQTICAYPQMYPDIIKKGKAVLDSIVTVVDARRMCDEFSAGNDLLKKDLQEDDIENLLIQQIEFCNIILLNKVDDVSKEELGLVKKIIRSLQPKAEIIESNYADVDLDKIINTGDFNFDKVATSASWIAEIEGHDDEEEEHDHHHDHDEHEHHHDEHDDHHHGHHHHHHCHHHHGLENEESGEALEYNIQTFVYNARRPFDINFFDDFVARQWPKQIIRCKGLCYFSNEKDICYVFEQAGKQVSLRNAGQWYATMPQFQLREFLENNPKLKKDWEEPYGDRMQKLVFIGQDIDKEAITKALDTCLTDF is encoded by the coding sequence ATGAATATAAAAGAGACTCCTGTCCTCCTGCTTACAGGTTATTTAGGCAGCGGTAAGACAACATTAGTAAACAAGATTCTTGCCAACAAGAAAGGTATTAAGTTTGCCGTTATTGTCAACGACATCGGCGAAGTAAATATTGATGCTGACCTCATTGAGGCGGGTGGCGTTGTCGATCAGAAGGATGATTCGCTCGTTGCACTCCAAAATGGCTGTATCTGCTGTACGTTGAAGATGGACTTAGTGCAGCAGTTGAATGAGATTGTGTCACAGCAGAAGTTCGACTACATTGTCATTGAGGCAAGTGGTATCTGCGAACCAGCCCCTATTGCCCAGACTATCTGCGCCTATCCACAGATGTATCCAGACATCATAAAGAAAGGTAAGGCTGTACTCGACTCTATCGTAACAGTTGTTGACGCACGTCGTATGTGTGATGAGTTCTCTGCTGGTAATGACCTTTTGAAGAAAGATCTACAAGAGGATGACATTGAAAACCTACTTATCCAGCAGATTGAATTCTGTAATATTATTCTCCTCAATAAGGTTGATGATGTCAGTAAAGAGGAATTAGGATTGGTAAAGAAGATTATTCGTTCGCTACAACCAAAGGCTGAGATTATTGAATCTAATTATGCAGATGTTGACTTGGATAAGATTATCAACACAGGAGACTTCAACTTTGACAAGGTTGCAACCTCAGCTTCATGGATTGCTGAGATAGAAGGCCATGATGATGAAGAGGAAGAACATGACCACCATCACGACCATGATGAGCATGAGCACCACCACGATGAGCATGACGATCATCATCACGGTCATCACCATCACCACCACTGCCACCATCATCACGGTTTGGAGAATGAAGAAAGCGGTGAAGCTTTGGAATATAACATCCAGACCTTCGTGTATAATGCGCGTCGTCCATTCGACATTAACTTCTTTGATGATTTCGTAGCACGTCAGTGGCCTAAGCAGATTATCCGTTGTAAGGGTCTGTGTTATTTCTCTAATGAGAAAGATATTTGTTATGTCTTTGAGCAGGCTGGCAAGCAGGTAAGCCTTCGCAACGCTGGTCAGTGGTATGCAACTATGCCACAATTCCAACTGCGTGAGTTCCTTGAGAATAATCCTAAACTGAAGAAAGATTGGGAGGAGCCATACGGTGACAGAATGCAGAAACTGGTTTTTATTGGTCAAGACATCGACAAAGAGGCTATCACTAAAGCATTGGATACCTGCCTGACTGATTTCTAA
- the carA gene encoding glutamine-hydrolyzing carbamoyl-phosphate synthase small subunit, with product MRNVTLVLSDGTKFHGKSFGYDVPVAGEVVFNTAMMGYPESLTDPSYAGQLLTMTFPLVGNYGVPPFTIEESGIPTFMESDKIYASALIVSDYTEEHSHWNAVESLADWLKREHVPGITGIDTRELTKVLREHGVMMGKILFDDEPDNIPEADYEGVNFVDRVSTKEIIRYNEGAGKKVVLVDCGVKANIIRSLITRGVEVIRVPWNYDYTGMDYDGLFLGNGPGDPDMCNDAVEIIRKQMSMSKKPICGICMGNQLLSKAAGAKIYKLKYGHRGHNQPVRMVGTNNCYITSQNHGYAVDASTLDKDWNELFVNMNDGSNEGICHKENPWFTSQFHPEACSGPVDTYFMFDKFVETLK from the coding sequence ATGAGGAACGTAACTTTAGTCCTAAGTGACGGAACAAAATTCCATGGAAAGTCGTTTGGATACGATGTCCCAGTGGCTGGTGAAGTAGTCTTCAATACTGCTATGATGGGCTATCCAGAGAGCTTGACTGACCCTTCGTATGCGGGGCAGCTACTAACAATGACCTTCCCATTGGTAGGTAACTATGGTGTACCACCTTTTACTATTGAGGAAAGTGGTATTCCAACCTTCATGGAGAGTGATAAAATTTATGCCTCAGCCTTGATAGTGTCTGACTATACAGAGGAGCATTCACACTGGAATGCTGTGGAGAGTCTGGCTGACTGGCTGAAGCGTGAACACGTACCGGGTATTACTGGTATTGATACACGTGAGCTTACCAAGGTGCTGCGTGAGCACGGTGTGATGATGGGTAAGATTCTCTTTGATGATGAACCTGATAATATTCCAGAGGCTGATTACGAGGGTGTAAACTTTGTTGATCGTGTTTCAACAAAGGAAATTATTCGTTACAATGAGGGTGCAGGAAAGAAGGTTGTCCTTGTTGACTGCGGAGTAAAAGCAAATATTATTCGGTCATTGATTACCAGAGGTGTTGAGGTTATCCGTGTACCTTGGAACTATGATTATACAGGTATGGACTATGATGGTCTCTTCCTTGGTAATGGTCCTGGTGACCCTGATATGTGCAATGATGCAGTTGAGATTATTCGTAAGCAGATGAGCATGAGTAAGAAGCCTATCTGCGGTATCTGTATGGGTAACCAGTTGCTTTCAAAGGCTGCAGGTGCAAAGATTTATAAGTTGAAATATGGTCATCGTGGACATAACCAGCCTGTTCGTATGGTGGGTACAAACAATTGCTATATCACCTCACAGAATCATGGTTATGCTGTTGATGCATCCACATTAGACAAGGATTGGAACGAACTCTTTGTCAATATGAATGATGGTAGTAACGAAGGTATCTGCCACAAGGAGAACCCTTGGTTTACCTCTCAGTTCCACCCAGAGGCTTGCTCTGGTCCGGTTGATACTTACTTTATGTTTGATAAATTCGTAGAAACATTGAAATAA
- a CDS encoding metallophosphoesterase, whose product MGFGWIIVFLLVLLTGCGYVSWHVWQILPLAAVGKWIVVGVLLLCIVCFFTNFILGLDNKPMPIAVMLYELGNSAVFIGLYLLLFFLALDLGRLLHLVPRSFLYNSWTGTLSVVVIMTGLFVYGYFNYLHKERVPMTLQSAKPMQQQHRLVMLTDLHLGYHNRTDEFRKWVDKVNEENPEAILIAGDIIDGSIRALIDQDMAAEFRRLKAPIYACLGNHEYLSGEPRAKKFYEDAGIHLLIDDYALIPLKGGDSILVVGRDDRTNKKRASLQSLMKSAPKGYYTILMDHQPYHLEEAQQAGVDFQISGHTHYGQVWPVSWIEDLIYEDAFGPLQKGDTHYYVSSGIGIWGAKFRIGTRSEYVVADIK is encoded by the coding sequence ATGGGTTTTGGTTGGATAATAGTTTTTCTTTTGGTCCTTTTAACGGGCTGTGGATATGTAAGTTGGCACGTGTGGCAGATTTTGCCTCTTGCTGCGGTTGGTAAGTGGATAGTCGTGGGAGTATTGCTGCTTTGCATCGTATGCTTCTTTACTAATTTTATATTAGGTTTGGATAATAAGCCAATGCCAATAGCAGTGATGCTGTATGAACTTGGCAATTCTGCTGTGTTTATTGGGCTGTATCTGTTGTTATTCTTCCTTGCGCTCGACTTGGGAAGATTACTTCATCTTGTTCCTCGTTCTTTTCTTTATAATAGTTGGACGGGAACGTTGTCAGTTGTAGTCATAATGACAGGTTTGTTCGTTTATGGATATTTCAATTATTTACACAAAGAGCGTGTACCTATGACTTTGCAGTCGGCTAAGCCTATGCAACAGCAGCATCGGTTGGTGATGTTAACGGACTTACATTTGGGCTATCATAACCGTACCGATGAGTTCCGTAAATGGGTTGATAAGGTAAATGAAGAGAATCCAGAGGCTATTCTCATTGCTGGTGATATTATTGATGGTAGTATTCGTGCGCTGATAGATCAAGATATGGCAGCTGAGTTCCGTCGTCTGAAAGCTCCTATTTATGCTTGTTTGGGCAATCATGAGTATTTAAGCGGTGAACCACGTGCTAAGAAGTTTTATGAAGATGCAGGTATTCATTTGTTGATTGATGACTATGCCTTGATTCCTTTGAAAGGTGGTGATTCAATTCTTGTTGTGGGACGTGATGATAGAACAAATAAGAAGCGTGCCAGTCTACAGTCTTTGATGAAGTCTGCTCCAAAGGGATATTATACGATTCTTATGGATCATCAGCCTTATCATTTGGAGGAGGCACAGCAGGCAGGTGTTGATTTTCAAATCTCTGGTCATACGCATTATGGTCAGGTATGGCCTGTAAGTTGGATAGAAGACCTTATCTATGAGGATGCTTTCGGCCCCTTACAGAAGGGAGATACACATTATTATGTATCTTCAGGAATTGGCATTTGGGGAGCTAAGTTCCGTATTGGTACAAGATCAGAGTATGTGGTAGCTGATATCAAATAA
- a CDS encoding amidophosphoribosyltransferase, translating into MEKNIHEDCGVAMIRLLKPLEYYQEKYGTWMYALNKLYLMMEKQHNRGQEGAGMASVKLDSEPGNEYMFRERAEGKNAVAEIFANVHKHYKDLSQEQLSDVSFAKTNLPFAGDLYMGHLRYSTTGKSGLSYVHPFLRRNNWKAKNLCMCGNFNMTNIEDVFEILTEQGQCPRIYSDTNILLELMGHRLDREVERNFVDAQKLGLEKRAITHYIEENVQMSNVLKTTMQHFDGGYVICGLTGSGEMFSIRDPWSIRPAFYYKNDEIVVLASERPVLQTTFDLECDDIQELKPGQALIVNKRGECSLQQILEPKQNAACSFERIYFSRGSDRDIYKERETLGRQLTEPVLKAVDYDTEHTVLSYIPNTAEVAFYGLVHGFKEQIDKKKVEQIAALGSNASSEEVYRIIHQDVRSEKVAWKDIKLRTFITEGNSRNDLASHVYDVTYECIKPYEDNLVIIDDSIVRGTTLKESILRILDRLHPKKIVVVSSAPQIRFPDYYGIDMPHPEEFCVFRAVIELIRERGMEDLLREVYENCKKELAKPKGEPIFNAVRAVYKPFTVDEINKKIVEMLRPEGMTTPVELVFQSVEGLHNAIPNHPGDWYFTGNYPTPGGMRLVNEAFVSYYEREHLNTVKA; encoded by the coding sequence ATGGAAAAGAACATTCATGAAGATTGCGGTGTTGCAATGATTCGATTGCTGAAGCCGCTTGAGTATTATCAGGAAAAGTATGGCACCTGGATGTATGCACTGAACAAACTCTATCTGATGATGGAGAAACAGCATAACCGTGGTCAGGAGGGAGCTGGTATGGCTTCTGTGAAACTGGATTCTGAGCCAGGTAATGAATATATGTTTCGTGAGCGTGCAGAGGGTAAGAATGCTGTTGCTGAGATCTTTGCCAATGTTCATAAGCATTATAAGGACCTCTCGCAGGAGCAGTTGTCTGATGTTTCTTTTGCTAAAACAAATCTTCCATTTGCGGGAGACCTTTATATGGGCCACCTTCGGTACTCAACTACCGGCAAGAGTGGCCTTTCTTATGTTCATCCTTTCTTACGTCGTAATAACTGGAAAGCGAAGAACCTCTGTATGTGTGGCAACTTCAATATGACCAATATTGAAGATGTCTTTGAGATTCTAACCGAGCAGGGACAGTGCCCACGTATCTATAGTGATACGAATATTCTTTTGGAATTGATGGGACACAGACTTGATCGTGAGGTTGAACGTAACTTCGTGGATGCACAGAAGTTAGGTTTAGAAAAACGTGCTATCACACATTATATTGAAGAGAATGTCCAGATGAGCAATGTTCTCAAGACAACAATGCAGCACTTTGATGGTGGATATGTTATCTGTGGACTGACTGGTTCGGGCGAGATGTTCTCTATCCGTGACCCATGGTCAATTCGTCCAGCTTTCTATTATAAGAATGACGAGATTGTTGTCTTGGCAAGTGAGCGTCCAGTTTTGCAGACAACATTCGATCTTGAGTGTGATGATATTCAGGAGTTGAAACCTGGTCAGGCACTGATTGTTAATAAACGTGGTGAATGTTCACTGCAACAGATTCTTGAACCAAAGCAGAATGCTGCTTGTTCTTTCGAGCGTATTTACTTCTCACGTGGTTCAGATCGTGATATCTATAAAGAGCGTGAGACTTTGGGACGTCAGTTGACTGAGCCTGTATTGAAGGCTGTTGACTATGATACAGAACATACAGTTCTCTCGTATATTCCTAATACAGCAGAGGTTGCATTCTATGGTCTTGTACATGGCTTTAAGGAGCAAATTGACAAGAAGAAGGTTGAACAAATTGCTGCTTTAGGTTCTAATGCTTCTTCAGAGGAAGTATATCGCATTATTCATCAGGATGTACGCTCTGAGAAAGTAGCGTGGAAAGATATTAAGTTGCGCACTTTTATTACTGAAGGTAACTCGCGTAACGACCTTGCTTCTCATGTTTATGACGTTACATACGAGTGTATTAAACCTTATGAGGATAACCTCGTTATTATTGATGACTCTATCGTTCGTGGTACAACATTAAAAGAAAGTATTCTTCGTATTCTTGATCGCTTGCATCCTAAGAAGATAGTAGTTGTCTCCAGTGCGCCACAGATTCGATTCCCGGATTACTATGGTATTGATATGCCACACCCAGAAGAGTTTTGTGTCTTCCGTGCAGTAATCGAACTGATACGTGAACGTGGTATGGAAGACTTACTTCGTGAGGTCTATGAGAATTGTAAGAAAGAATTGGCAAAGCCTAAGGGAGAGCCAATCTTCAACGCTGTACGTGCAGTTTATAAGCCTTTTACGGTAGATGAGATTAATAAGAAGATCGTTGAGATGCTGCGCCCTGAAGGAATGACAACACCTGTTGAACTTGTATTCCAAAGTGTTGAAGGATTGCACAATGCAATACCTAATCACCCAGGTGATTGGTATTTTACCGGAAACTATCCAACTCCAGGTGGTATGCGATTGGTTAATGAGGCCTTCGTGAGCTATTATGAGCGTGAACATTTGAACACAGTAAAAGCGTAA
- a CDS encoding 2-amino-4-hydroxy-6-hydroxymethyldihydropteridine diphosphokinase encodes MKTIIALGSNSNQEENISKAQTLLKQRFEGIKFSDAQWTEPIGIKSDKFLNCLGTFETDISLTQVKQCLKEIEQTMGDSHESHQKGNVLIDIDLAQYGEEIVKEIIWL; translated from the coding sequence ATGAAGACAATTATTGCACTTGGCTCAAATTCCAATCAGGAAGAGAATATTTCTAAAGCACAGACACTGTTGAAACAACGTTTCGAGGGTATCAAATTCTCTGATGCACAATGGACTGAACCGATTGGAATAAAATCAGACAAATTCTTGAATTGTTTGGGAACTTTTGAAACAGACATATCTCTCACTCAAGTAAAACAATGCTTGAAGGAGATTGAACAAACTATGGGTGACTCTCACGAAAGTCACCAAAAAGGAAATGTTCTGATTGATATTGACCTTGCGCAATATGGCGAGGAGATTGTAAAGGAGATAATATGGCTATAA
- a CDS encoding tetratricopeptide repeat protein: protein MAIRITGKIITTFLLFLTTSIPASAQKSKDAEELGKALEYFTSAKYHEALLIFQRLDKEYKLNERFKAYIGLCYYHDWDYEAAAKYLESVMSKIEVFAPHERSIYYYTTAESKFNLKRYKEAIPYYEKTLTVCYEREKGDVYYRLGLCNMFLQSWKPAYDQYMNAEKIYNQYKQDEDVQGRLAQIKRMAAACWANYEATLPKDSLLKTSDKTTNKDNETTQLKNISTIINSLISTMLLTTTTLDSVKDIIKKEEKIKLEK from the coding sequence ATGGCTATAAGAATAACAGGAAAAATAATCACAACATTTCTGCTATTCCTAACGACTTCTATCCCTGCATCTGCACAGAAGAGTAAGGATGCTGAAGAGTTGGGGAAAGCTTTGGAATACTTTACTTCAGCAAAGTATCACGAAGCCCTGCTTATCTTTCAGCGATTGGATAAAGAATATAAGCTTAACGAACGTTTCAAGGCTTATATTGGTTTATGTTATTACCATGATTGGGATTATGAGGCTGCAGCAAAATACTTGGAAAGTGTTATGTCAAAAATAGAAGTATTTGCCCCACATGAACGCTCAATCTACTATTATACTACTGCAGAAAGTAAGTTCAACCTAAAGCGATACAAAGAGGCTATACCCTATTATGAAAAAACACTGACTGTATGTTATGAACGAGAAAAGGGAGATGTCTATTATCGGTTAGGCTTATGCAATATGTTTCTACAATCATGGAAACCAGCATACGATCAATATATGAATGCTGAAAAGATTTATAATCAATATAAGCAGGATGAAGATGTGCAGGGACGACTTGCACAGATAAAACGTATGGCGGCTGCGTGTTGGGCAAATTATGAGGCTACATTGCCTAAAGATTCCTTATTAAAAACATCTGACAAAACGACCAACAAAGACAATGAAACGACACAATTAAAAAACATATCGACAATCATCAACTCACTGATTTCTACAATGTTATTAACAACAACAACGCTCGATTCTGTAAAAGATATTATCAAAAAAGAAGAGAAAATAAAACTTGAAAAATAA
- a CDS encoding polysaccharide biosynthesis/export family protein yields MKKIIFSLIVTAMIMTMTGCGSSKGFTYLENADSISLAASRGLYDARIMPKDELTITVNTTDPDAAAPFNLQVRNQLGSGKQVASGGGSLQGYLVDNSGFINFPVIGKIHVSGLTKPECEDLIKSKIQPYLARTENPIVTVRMSSYHVTVLGEVGHPGVVPVSTEKMSVLEAIAQAGDLGVYGKRDNIMLIREDPTGQKHVVRLNLNDANLLNSPYYYLQQNDVLYVQPNSVKAKNSGIGSSTTLWFSFIGIVTSVASLLVSVLRK; encoded by the coding sequence ATGAAAAAAATTATTTTCTCCCTCATAGTTACGGCTATGATTATGACCATGACGGGATGTGGCTCAAGTAAGGGCTTTACTTACTTAGAAAACGCTGATTCTATTAGCCTTGCTGCTTCACGTGGCTTGTATGATGCACGCATCATGCCAAAAGATGAATTGACGATTACCGTCAACACTACTGACCCAGACGCTGCGGCTCCTTTCAATTTGCAGGTGCGTAATCAGTTGGGTAGTGGTAAGCAGGTTGCTTCAGGTGGTGGTTCTTTGCAGGGCTACTTGGTTGACAACTCAGGTTTCATCAATTTCCCAGTAATTGGTAAGATTCACGTAAGTGGCTTGACAAAGCCTGAGTGTGAAGATCTTATCAAGAGTAAGATTCAGCCTTATCTGGCACGCACAGAGAATCCTATCGTAACAGTTCGTATGAGCAGCTACCATGTGACAGTTCTCGGTGAAGTAGGTCATCCAGGTGTTGTTCCTGTATCAACAGAGAAGATGAGTGTTTTGGAAGCAATTGCACAAGCTGGTGATCTTGGCGTTTATGGAAAGCGTGATAACATTATGTTGATTCGTGAAGATCCAACAGGTCAGAAGCATGTCGTACGTTTGAATCTTAACGATGCAAACTTGCTCAACTCACCTTACTATTATCTTCAGCAGAATGATGTCCTCTATGTTCAGCCAAACAGTGTAAAGGCTAAGAACTCAGGTATCGGTAGCTCTACTACCCTCTGGTTCTCTTTCATTGGTATTGTGACATCAGTAGCTTCGTTGCTTGTAAGCGTATTAAGAAAGTAA
- a CDS encoding FKBP-type peptidyl-prolyl cis-trans isomerase, whose protein sequence is MGKKQEYKLKNKEYLKVLSKKEGVKPLSNGILYEVIKEGSGEGTVSERSIVTCHYRGSLISGQVFDDSWQRGIPEAFRVNDLITGFQTALCAMHKGDHWRVHIPYQEGYGTKRDGEIPGYSTLIFEIELFAIG, encoded by the coding sequence ATGGGTAAGAAACAAGAATATAAATTAAAGAACAAAGAATACCTCAAAGTACTTAGCAAGAAAGAAGGCGTCAAGCCGCTTTCAAATGGTATACTCTACGAAGTAATAAAGGAAGGAAGCGGTGAAGGTACGGTTTCGGAGCGCTCTATTGTCACCTGCCATTATCGTGGAAGTCTTATTTCTGGTCAGGTTTTCGATGATAGTTGGCAAAGAGGAATCCCTGAAGCTTTCCGTGTAAACGATTTGATTACAGGTTTTCAAACAGCACTCTGCGCTATGCATAAGGGCGACCACTGGCGTGTACACATTCCTTATCAAGAGGGATATGGCACAAAACGTGATGGAGAGATTCCTGGCTATTCCACACTAATCTTCGAGATAGAACTCTTTGCTATTGGATAA
- a CDS encoding MATE family efflux transporter encodes MDNWNREILRLAIPSIISNVTVPLLGLVDLAVVGHIGNEAYISAIAVGSMIFNVMYWLLGFLRMGTSGMTSQAYGRQDGQDCLNILVRTLMIGVGMGLLFIVAQRGIEWAMLRLMNTPEASWSFVATYFGIVIWGAPAMLGLYGLTGWFIGMQDTRTPMVVAVLQNVVNIVASLFFVFILGWKISGVAAGTVLAQWAGFMFSLYAAYRRISSAKKQGLISEKSGLMVLQTTFRRVLIMRGEWGEFFRVNKDIFLRTLCLVAVNFFFTSAGGKQGAMMLAVNTLLMTLFTLFSYLMDGFAYAGEALSGKYYGAGDTKGLRITVRRLFGFGVIMALMFTSVYVFGGVGFLHLLTSDASVVTAAQPYLFWAYLIPAAGMAAFVLDGVFIGLTATKGMLFSTAVAMITFFAVYYLLWSSFGNDALWVAFLSFLGMRGVASILWARRYLVIF; translated from the coding sequence ATGGATAACTGGAACAGGGAGATTCTGCGCCTTGCCATCCCCTCTATTATAAGCAATGTGACGGTTCCATTGTTGGGTCTTGTTGACTTGGCAGTGGTAGGACATATTGGTAATGAGGCCTATATCAGTGCGATTGCAGTTGGTTCAATGATATTTAATGTCATGTACTGGCTGTTAGGATTCCTACGTATGGGTACGAGTGGAATGACATCGCAGGCTTATGGACGACAAGACGGACAGGACTGTCTGAATATACTTGTGCGCACACTGATGATAGGTGTGGGTATGGGTTTGCTATTCATCGTTGCACAGCGTGGTATAGAGTGGGCGATGCTTCGGCTAATGAATACGCCAGAAGCTTCGTGGAGTTTTGTTGCTACCTATTTTGGAATCGTTATATGGGGCGCTCCTGCAATGTTAGGACTTTATGGACTGACTGGATGGTTTATTGGGATGCAGGATACCCGTACACCGATGGTGGTAGCAGTGTTGCAGAATGTGGTTAATATCGTTGCCTCTCTGTTTTTCGTTTTCATTCTTGGATGGAAGATTAGTGGTGTTGCTGCAGGTACTGTTCTGGCTCAATGGGCTGGTTTTATGTTTTCTTTATATGCCGCATATAGACGGATTTCGTCTGCGAAGAAACAGGGGCTGATTTCGGAGAAAAGTGGTCTTATGGTGTTGCAGACAACCTTCCGTCGTGTGTTGATTATGAGAGGAGAATGGGGAGAGTTCTTTCGTGTCAATAAGGATATCTTCTTGCGAACCCTTTGTTTGGTGGCAGTGAATTTCTTTTTCACCTCAGCAGGTGGAAAGCAAGGCGCAATGATGTTGGCAGTGAATACATTATTGATGACTTTGTTCACGCTTTTCTCTTATCTGATGGATGGTTTTGCATACGCAGGAGAGGCTCTAAGTGGTAAGTACTATGGTGCTGGTGATACAAAAGGGCTACGTATAACAGTTCGTCGGTTGTTTGGCTTTGGTGTCATTATGGCATTGATGTTCACCTCAGTTTATGTCTTTGGAGGTGTAGGGTTCCTTCATCTTCTTACCAGTGACGCATCTGTTGTGACAGCAGCACAGCCCTATCTCTTTTGGGCTTACCTTATTCCCGCAGCAGGAATGGCAGCTTTCGTGTTGGATGGGGTCTTTATTGGGTTGACAGCAACAAAGGGAATGTTATTCTCAACAGCTGTCGCAATGATAACATTCTTTGCAGTTTATTATCTACTTTGGAGTAGTTTTGGAAATGATGCCTTATGGGTAGCGTTTCTATCGTTTCTTGGAATGAGAGGAGTTGCTTCTATCCTTTGGGCACGTAGATATTTAGTAATATTTTAA
- a CDS encoding glucosaminidase domain-containing protein produces the protein MKRYIFLFLSFLYIFPSVVSGQARWNQVYQSYIDQYKDMAIEGMLKYGVPASITLAQGLLESGAGRGRLVLLGNNHFGIKCHGWLGRTISHDDDAKGECFRAYDSALESFEDHCKFLRDRPRYRSLFSLDRFDYRGWAYGLKRAGYATNPVYAQSLINLIELYKLYEYDKVKSYDRFMVHHSGENSVIQDGVKGRPTPVQILGAHPINKYNENYYVVVRQGDSFKSLSKELDISVSKLAKYNERDKHDSLIPGEYIWLKKKQKKAPKEFKKRPYYVRKSESLYDIAQRYGIRLKSLVKKNENIAERGLRIGDEVILY, from the coding sequence ATGAAACGATATATCTTCCTTTTTCTTTCATTTCTCTATATTTTTCCTTCCGTAGTGTCGGGACAAGCAAGGTGGAATCAAGTTTATCAATCCTATATTGATCAGTATAAAGACATGGCTATTGAAGGTATGCTGAAGTATGGCGTACCTGCAAGTATCACGTTAGCACAAGGTTTGCTCGAGAGTGGGGCAGGGCGTGGAAGACTTGTTCTTCTTGGTAATAATCACTTTGGTATCAAATGTCATGGTTGGCTGGGTCGTACGATTTCGCATGATGATGATGCAAAAGGAGAATGTTTCCGTGCGTATGATAGTGCGTTAGAAAGTTTCGAAGATCATTGTAAGTTTCTTCGTGACCGTCCCCGTTATAGAAGTCTGTTCAGTTTGGATAGATTCGATTATCGTGGTTGGGCGTATGGGTTGAAGCGAGCAGGTTATGCTACTAATCCTGTCTATGCACAGAGTCTCATTAATCTTATTGAGCTTTATAAGCTTTACGAGTATGATAAGGTGAAAAGCTATGATCGCTTTATGGTTCATCATAGTGGTGAAAACTCTGTTATTCAAGATGGAGTCAAGGGGCGTCCAACTCCTGTTCAGATATTAGGAGCACATCCTATCAATAAGTATAACGAGAACTATTATGTTGTCGTAAGACAAGGTGATTCGTTTAAGTCTTTAAGTAAAGAATTAGATATCAGTGTAAGTAAGTTGGCTAAGTACAATGAGCGTGACAAGCATGATAGTCTTATCCCAGGTGAGTATATCTGGCTGAAGAAGAAACAGAAGAAGGCTCCAAAGGAATTTAAGAAACGCCCATATTACGTACGCAAGTCAGAGAGCTTATACGATATTGCACAGCGTTATGGTATTCGCTTGAAGAGTCTTGTGAAGAAGAATGAGAATATCGCCGAGCGTGGTCTGAGAATTGGCGATGAGGTGATATTATACTAA